From Methanococcus maripaludis, the proteins below share one genomic window:
- a CDS encoding CBS domain-containing protein — translation MEKIKEIIVKNIMSSDVVSVSPESGVVEAFEALLKNKISCLPVVNQNNETIGIVTTTDIGYNLIIDEYTLETTIADVMTKKVVTIKQDESAVDALKKMDLHGDGREIINQLPVINSENKLVGILSDGDILRAISKLC, via the coding sequence ATGGAAAAAATCAAAGAAATAATTGTTAAAAATATTATGAGCAGTGACGTGGTTTCAGTTAGCCCTGAGTCAGGTGTGGTTGAAGCATTTGAAGCCCTTTTAAAAAATAAAATAAGTTGTCTGCCTGTTGTAAATCAAAACAACGAAACAATCGGTATTGTAACGACTACAGACATAGGATATAACTTAATTATCGATGAATATACTTTAGAAACCACAATAGCAGATGTTATGACAAAAAAAGTTGTAACGATCAAACAGGACGAATCTGCAGTTGATGCTTTGAAAAAGATGGATCTTCACGGAGATGGAAGAGAAATCATAAACCAGTTACCGGTAATTAACAGCGAAAATAAACTTGTTGGAATACTTTCCGACGGAGATATTTTAAGGGCGATCTCAAAACTATGCTAA
- a CDS encoding MJ0144 family RNA dihydrouridine synthase-like protein → MKKLDKIYKIPKKIVLAPMAGITDGDFCLKYNDTFGIVCLGAFNLDFDTDLASKKIQNRGRKEFIYELSEIDEKISFEIEKAKKSNSLVSVNIRFNDFSKAESHIIEISKNADILELNCHCRQPEITDLKLGQNLLKFENESKLIDFLKNIHKLNLEIPIFLKLRANFLKAEELIKSLDKVRVYFDGIHIDCFNPGKNHADLEYLKKIRENFPEKIIIGNNSVNSVESAKEILEYADFVSVARCVLSNNIDWINKM, encoded by the coding sequence ATGAAAAAATTAGATAAAATTTACAAGATTCCAAAAAAAATAGTCCTTGCTCCAATGGCCGGGATTACTGATGGCGATTTTTGTTTAAAATATAATGATACTTTTGGAATCGTGTGCCTTGGTGCATTTAATTTAGATTTTGACACAGATTTGGCAAGTAAAAAAATTCAAAATCGCGGAAGAAAAGAATTTATTTATGAGTTAAGTGAAATTGACGAAAAAATAAGTTTTGAAATTGAAAAAGCAAAAAAAAGTAATTCTTTAGTTTCTGTAAATATCCGTTTTAACGATTTTTCTAAAGCAGAATCTCATATAATCGAAATTTCAAAAAATGCAGATATTTTGGAATTAAACTGCCACTGCAGGCAGCCTGAAATAACTGATCTGAAACTTGGACAGAATTTATTAAAATTCGAAAATGAATCTAAATTAATTGATTTTTTAAAAAATATTCACAAATTAAATTTAGAAATTCCTATTTTTTTAAAATTACGGGCTAATTTTTTAAAAGCCGAAGAATTAATAAAATCGCTTGATAAAGTTAGAGTATATTTTGATGGAATACACATCGACTGTTTTAATCCTGGAAAAAATCATGCGGATTTAGAATACCTGAAAAAAATTAGGGAAAATTTCCCCGAAAAAATAATAATTGGCAACAATTCGGTTAATTCTGTTGAAAGTGCAAAAGAAATACTTGAATATGCCGATTTTGTATCTGTAGCACGGTGTGTACTGTCAAATAATATAGATTGGATTAATAAAATGTAA
- a CDS encoding GTP cyclohydrolase III, protein MIQITVVQIDNYGPWTVTPNPRRESDLQALQSRLYCDMNLQFGAHKGLAFYTRFDNIIAITNGIDLETHKRIQNSVKNRYPFTVSMAVASAETAYEAQKLATETIQEYGSAQDDVRKEVLDVANEFVSNGYVQLAHVDINDITGKLTDLETAYDTYLSVQKTKLKLMEELKKYDSLGFFIGGDNFMCPCNGMNEKDFLCMFEDIKDSCGIELKAGIGIGKTAEDASNLADIGLEVIREGKTDSQVYTLKQEIDEQKNVPYNYMCPI, encoded by the coding sequence ATGATTCAAATAACCGTTGTACAAATTGATAATTACGGTCCATGGACAGTTACCCCCAATCCAAGAAGAGAAAGTGACTTACAGGCACTTCAATCAAGACTTTACTGCGATATGAACTTGCAATTTGGAGCACACAAAGGTCTTGCATTTTACACAAGATTTGACAATATTATTGCAATTACAAACGGAATTGATTTAGAAACCCACAAAAGAATTCAAAATAGTGTAAAAAATAGGTATCCATTTACTGTCAGCATGGCGGTAGCTTCAGCAGAAACTGCATACGAAGCTCAAAAACTTGCAACAGAAACGATTCAAGAATACGGCAGTGCACAAGACGACGTTAGAAAAGAAGTCTTGGATGTAGCTAATGAATTTGTATCAAATGGCTATGTGCAACTTGCACACGTTGATATAAATGATATAACTGGTAAATTAACCGATCTTGAAACTGCATACGATACTTATCTTTCAGTACAAAAAACAAAGCTTAAATTGATGGAAGAACTTAAAAAATACGATTCACTGGGCTTTTTCATTGGTGGGGACAACTTTATGTGTCCATGTAATGGAATGAACGAAAAAGATTTCCTTTGCATGTTTGAAGACATAAAAGATTCCTGTGGTATTGAATTAAAAGCAGGTATTGGTATTGGAAAAACTGCAGAAGATGCATCAAACCTTGCAGATATCGGTTTAGAAGTTATTCGAGAGGGAAAAACTGATTCCCAGGTTTACACCTTGAAGCAGGAAATCGATGAACAAAAAAATGTACCTTACAACTACATGTGCCCAATTTAA
- the cofD gene encoding 2-phospho-L-lactate transferase, with amino-acid sequence MKITILSGGTGTPKLIQGFKEILPNEDISVIVNTGEDTYIGDIYLSPDIDTVLYTFSNLINDETWYGLKGDTFFCHEQLKNFGFDEVLRIGDKDRALKMHKTSLLKKGVPMSEIVDIERKSLSINSKIYPMSNEKIESKVLIEENNEKILLKFHDFWVSRRGNAKVLDIFYENSNYAKAAVGVLKAIKESDFVIIGPSNPITSIGPILSISEIKNALKEKLVFAVSPIVGENPVSGPAGTLMHAKGYPVNAVGVYEYYKDIVDVLVLDNKDINKKKEINCEVLYANTIMKTIEDKINLARNILDYYKSK; translated from the coding sequence ATGAAAATAACTATTCTTTCAGGCGGAACAGGAACCCCAAAATTAATTCAGGGTTTTAAAGAAATTCTTCCAAACGAAGATATTTCCGTTATTGTAAACACTGGTGAAGATACATATATTGGTGATATTTACCTGTCACCTGATATTGACACTGTTTTATACACGTTTTCTAACCTGATAAACGACGAAACTTGGTATGGGCTAAAGGGAGATACTTTCTTCTGTCATGAACAGCTTAAAAATTTTGGATTTGATGAAGTTTTGAGGATAGGAGACAAAGATCGAGCATTAAAAATGCATAAAACATCTCTTTTGAAAAAAGGAGTACCAATGTCTGAAATAGTGGATATTGAACGAAAATCTTTATCAATAAACTCAAAGATTTATCCAATGTCAAATGAAAAAATTGAATCCAAAGTTTTAATCGAAGAAAATAATGAAAAAATCCTTCTGAAATTTCACGATTTTTGGGTGTCAAGACGTGGAAATGCAAAAGTTTTAGATATATTCTACGAAAACTCAAATTATGCAAAAGCTGCAGTTGGGGTTTTGAAAGCAATTAAAGAAAGCGATTTTGTGATTATTGGTCCATCAAACCCGATAACATCAATTGGGCCAATTTTAAGCATTTCCGAGATAAAAAATGCATTAAAAGAAAAGCTGGTTTTTGCAGTTTCGCCAATAGTTGGTGAAAATCCTGTAAGTGGACCTGCTGGAACGCTAATGCATGCAAAAGGCTACCCTGTGAATGCAGTTGGAGTTTATGAATATTATAAAGATATTGTAGATGTTTTAGTTTTAGACAATAAAGATATTAACAAAAAGAAAGAAATAAATTGTGAAGTTTTATATGCTAATACGATAATGAAGACTATTGAAGATAAAATAAATCTCGCAAGAAATATCCTTGACTATTATAAATCCAAATAG
- a CDS encoding MJ1255/VC2487 family glycosyltransferase: MKILISICGEGFGHTTRCIAIGNELSKKHEVKYAAYGKSKDFVEMSGGDVFETYPEIRLSGKNGKFDVKKSIFNSDYHPARAIKKEMDIIKGYDPDLVISDCKYSSVVASKVLKKPYYIITNQNCTKTDKKEKYIVYPVMEILNVINKSAEKVIIPDFPLPYTVCEYNLKLLENLSFIGPLIRYDVVPEEISDEGYILCVIGGFEYRYKILELLNKISAKKGLKVKMVCGSYDVAEKLEKIKSKNVEVIPLTTNMDELLKKCSFVVCHGGHSTLMEASCFGKPVITIPDLDHPEQENNAKKISDMECGIALSYNTIDSNLEESLEKMISTTKYYENSKKLMNLYLKNSGTDKVMDIVENGL, from the coding sequence ATGAAAATACTTATTTCTATATGTGGTGAAGGGTTTGGACACACCACGCGCTGTATTGCAATTGGAAATGAACTTTCAAAAAAACACGAAGTCAAATATGCAGCATACGGCAAAAGTAAGGATTTTGTTGAAATGTCAGGGGGAGATGTTTTTGAAACATATCCTGAAATAAGGCTTTCTGGGAAAAACGGTAAGTTTGATGTTAAAAAGAGTATATTCAACAGTGATTATCACCCTGCACGGGCGATAAAAAAAGAAATGGACATAATAAAAGGTTATGATCCAGATCTGGTAATTTCAGACTGTAAATATAGTTCAGTTGTTGCATCAAAGGTTTTAAAAAAGCCTTATTATATAATAACGAATCAAAACTGCACTAAAACTGATAAAAAGGAAAAATACATTGTATATCCAGTAATGGAAATATTAAATGTTATAAACAAATCTGCAGAAAAAGTAATAATTCCAGATTTTCCACTGCCTTATACGGTGTGCGAATATAACTTAAAATTGTTAGAAAATCTTTCATTTATCGGTCCTTTAATTCGTTATGATGTAGTTCCTGAAGAAATTAGTGACGAAGGCTATATTTTATGTGTGATAGGTGGATTTGAATATCGATATAAAATATTGGAGCTTTTAAACAAGATTTCTGCTAAAAAAGGATTAAAAGTAAAGATGGTCTGCGGAAGTTATGATGTAGCAGAAAAACTTGAAAAAATAAAATCTAAAAATGTTGAAGTAATCCCTTTAACTACAAATATGGATGAACTTTTAAAAAAATGCTCATTCGTAGTATGTCATGGTGGACACTCGACACTAATGGAAGCTTCTTGTTTTGGAAAACCTGTAATAACTATTCCTGATTTGGATCACCCGGAACAGGAAAACAACGCGAAAAAAATATCTGACATGGAATGCGGAATTGCACTTTCATACAATACTATCGATAGTAACTTGGAAGAATCACTTGAAAAAATGATTTCAACTACAAAATATTATGAAAATTCCAAGAAATTGATGAATCTGTACCTTAAAAACAGTGGAACTGATAAGGTAATGGATATTGTGGAAAATGGACTTTAA
- a CDS encoding helix-turn-helix transcriptional regulator, producing the protein MFCSISAVDSYRFDDYSVIYSIDQNDNFYEEINLKIYNNNSDDLYEISYTIPQETSNLTFNSSKEIDSYSITTDDAGATEVSVKLTEPIGPWQTGDLLVSFTGEVSDIGGKKQVYIIVPAFDSNFKLSVQLPEGAAIVSPVKDVLSISPRDYTVGTNGKSIFVEWEKELTSEEKYFEVTINYVLTGVITPSTTGENNEDLYRAVSIVLAVLVVALIFFIYRNYNKVKMINELQNEINGLNKGLEISHLNLQNKNKELQRLEELNEHVLKELDLSKNKLKDYELKINELNEEILQCRDQVGNHTKLKEELNSKDAVIKSLNDYKKLSEELKLKINELNGLIGEKERYIIELKEKIGDYESHKSETLMNILTDDEKQLIELIREHGSISQKEIVDVTGLTKPKVSRMISDLEQRGMVRKVKIGRINKIALSEDLDGSI; encoded by the coding sequence ATGTTCTGCTCTATAAGTGCAGTTGATTCGTACCGTTTTGACGATTATTCTGTGATATATTCAATAGATCAAAACGATAATTTTTATGAAGAAATAAATTTGAAAATTTACAACAACAATTCTGATGATTTATACGAAATTAGTTATACAATTCCCCAGGAAACTTCAAATTTAACATTTAATTCTTCAAAAGAAATAGATTCTTATTCGATAACTACCGATGATGCAGGTGCAACCGAAGTTAGTGTCAAATTAACTGAACCAATTGGTCCGTGGCAGACTGGGGATTTACTGGTTAGTTTTACAGGGGAAGTTTCTGATATCGGCGGAAAAAAACAGGTATATATCATAGTTCCTGCATTTGATTCAAATTTCAAGCTCTCAGTACAGCTTCCCGAAGGGGCAGCCATCGTTTCGCCTGTAAAAGATGTTTTAAGTATAAGTCCTAGGGATTATACTGTTGGAACGAATGGTAAAAGTATATTTGTAGAATGGGAAAAAGAATTAACATCAGAAGAAAAATATTTTGAAGTTACTATAAATTATGTACTAACTGGCGTAATTACTCCTTCAACGACTGGCGAAAATAACGAAGATTTATACCGTGCAGTAAGCATTGTTTTAGCGGTACTCGTTGTTGCATTGATATTTTTTATATATCGGAATTATAATAAAGTAAAAATGATAAATGAACTTCAAAACGAGATAAATGGGTTAAACAAAGGCCTTGAAATATCGCATCTTAATTTACAAAATAAAAATAAGGAACTTCAAAGGTTAGAAGAATTAAACGAACACGTTTTAAAAGAATTGGATTTATCAAAAAATAAATTAAAAGATTATGAATTAAAAATTAATGAATTAAATGAAGAAATATTGCAGTGTAGGGATCAGGTTGGAAACCATACAAAATTAAAAGAAGAATTAAATTCAAAAGATGCAGTGATCAAAAGTTTAAATGATTACAAAAAATTATCTGAAGAACTTAAATTAAAAATTAATGAATTAAATGGACTCATTGGTGAAAAAGAAAGATATATTATTGAATTGAAAGAAAAAATCGGAGATTACGAGTCCCATAAAAGTGAAACATTAATGAATATATTAACGGATGACGAAAAACAGCTTATTGAATTAATTAGAGAGCACGGGTCAATTTCTCAAAAAGAAATCGTTGATGTAACTGGACTTACCAAACCAAAAGTTTCAAGAATGATTTCTGATCTTGAACAGAGAGGAATGGTTAGGAAAGTAAAAATTGGCAGAATTAATAAGATTGCTCTTTCAGAAGACTTAGATGGATCAATTTAA
- a CDS encoding methionine synthase: MIKTVVGSYPVVKGKPDSIPDKIKKFFGKYDKYEYSIKKALDDQLNVGIDILSDGQVRGDMVEIFVSNMYGFEGRRVVNRVEFVKPITLNDIKYSLKYISKKDPEKGVKGIITGACTLASSIRVENYYADNKDENLIYDLARALNKEALSIQNHVKMIQFDEPILSTGLYDLEVAKKAMNIITSGITVPVAMHVCGDVSKIFYKLNEFNVDILDHEFASCRKNLEVLNEITKKVGFGCINTKIKSVDSVDEVKALISEGIEILKNNSKFEGSINDSVIIDPDCGMRLLPVDVAYSKLNNMVTAANEIEKDLI; this comes from the coding sequence ATGATAAAGACTGTTGTTGGTAGCTACCCAGTAGTTAAAGGAAAACCCGATTCTATACCTGATAAAATTAAGAAATTTTTTGGAAAATATGATAAATACGAATATTCGATAAAAAAAGCCTTAGATGATCAATTAAACGTTGGAATTGATATTTTAAGTGATGGCCAGGTCAGAGGAGACATGGTTGAGATATTTGTATCAAACATGTATGGTTTTGAAGGCAGGCGAGTTGTCAACAGGGTTGAATTTGTAAAACCAATTACTTTAAACGATATAAAATATTCTCTAAAATATATTTCAAAAAAAGACCCTGAAAAAGGAGTAAAAGGAATAATAACTGGTGCTTGTACGCTTGCTTCATCAATTCGTGTTGAAAATTATTATGCTGATAACAAAGATGAAAATTTAATTTACGATTTAGCAAGGGCTTTAAACAAAGAAGCTCTTTCAATTCAAAACCATGTAAAAATGATACAATTTGATGAGCCAATCCTTTCAACTGGATTATATGATCTCGAAGTTGCAAAAAAAGCAATGAACATTATTACTTCTGGAATAACTGTTCCTGTTGCAATGCATGTTTGCGGAGATGTTTCAAAAATATTTTACAAATTAAATGAATTCAATGTCGATATTTTGGACCACGAATTTGCATCCTGTAGAAAAAATCTTGAAGTATTAAATGAAATCACAAAAAAGGTTGGTTTCGGGTGCATAAACACCAAAATTAAATCTGTAGATTCTGTTGACGAAGTAAAAGCATTAATAAGTGAAGGAATAGAAATATTAAAGAATAATTCTAAATTTGAAGGTTCAATAAATGATTCCGTTATAATCGATCCAGACTGTGGTATGAGACTGCTTCCCGTGGATGTTGCATACTCTAAGTTAAATAACATGGTTACTGCAGCAAATGAGATTGAAAAGGATTTAATTTAA
- a CDS encoding DUF5612 domain-containing protein translates to MQLGLTVIAEDRVGILYRLTGIISELNANIVYTQQFIVGENTGLIYMELDGVEDEENLAGKLEKLEFVKKVETHKTMKKIFGKRVLIFGGGAQVAQVAMGAISEADRHNIRGERISVDTMAVVGEENLADAILAIKTLPRAGVLVLAGSLMGGAITKAVEEVKKDTNIPVICLNMFGSLPKLADLIVTDPLQAGVIAVMTVADTAKFDITKVRGRIL, encoded by the coding sequence ATGCAGCTTGGACTTACTGTAATTGCGGAAGACCGTGTAGGTATACTTTATAGATTAACAGGAATAATTTCGGAATTAAATGCAAACATAGTGTACACTCAGCAGTTCATCGTTGGGGAAAATACTGGTTTAATTTATATGGAACTCGATGGGGTCGAGGACGAAGAAAATTTAGCAGGAAAACTTGAAAAATTAGAATTTGTAAAAAAAGTTGAAACTCACAAAACCATGAAGAAAATATTTGGTAAGAGAGTTTTGATATTTGGAGGGGGCGCCCAGGTAGCTCAAGTTGCAATGGGTGCAATAAGCGAAGCAGACCGGCACAACATCCGTGGGGAGAGAATAAGTGTTGATACAATGGCAGTAGTCGGTGAAGAAAATCTTGCAGATGCAATCTTGGCAATAAAAACACTTCCAAGAGCTGGAGTTTTGGTTTTGGCAGGATCATTAATGGGCGGAGCTATTACAAAAGCTGTTGAAGAAGTAAAAAAGGATACAAACATTCCAGTAATATGCTTAAACATGTTTGGAAGCCTTCCAAAGCTTGCAGATCTAATAGTGACCGATCCATTACAGGCAGGCGTTATTGCAGTAATGACTGTTGCAGATACTGCTAAATTTGACATAACTAAGGTTCGCGGAAGAATACTTTAA
- a CDS encoding zinc metalloprotease HtpX, whose protein sequence is MMSTVKVLLLMALLTGMIYGICFMLGFPPIFAILLALIPNLISYFYSDKIVLTSYGAKIVDENEAPNLHRIVESIANRANIQKPKVAIINTDTPNAFATGRGPKNGVVAVTTGILQLLNEQELEGVLAHEIGHIKHRDILIGTIVATMAGAIMYIANFLQWGMLFGYGRDDDGNPMQIVASLLFIILAPIAAMVVQFAISRQNEYNADENGAKYSNPIYLANALTKLEKGVKYHPLRNGSPATAHMFIVNPFKAGNVARLFSTHPSTEERVKRLMEMASNPKYLR, encoded by the coding sequence ATGATGTCTACAGTAAAAGTTCTTTTATTGATGGCACTTTTAACAGGAATGATCTACGGAATTTGCTTTATGCTCGGATTCCCCCCAATATTTGCAATACTTTTAGCACTAATTCCTAATTTAATAAGCTATTTTTATAGCGACAAAATAGTTCTGACAAGCTATGGTGCAAAAATAGTTGATGAAAACGAAGCGCCAAATTTACACAGAATTGTTGAATCAATAGCAAACAGGGCAAATATTCAAAAACCAAAAGTTGCAATAATTAATACTGATACTCCAAATGCATTTGCAACAGGTAGAGGCCCTAAAAATGGTGTAGTCGCAGTTACTACCGGAATCTTACAACTTTTAAATGAGCAAGAACTTGAAGGAGTTTTAGCTCACGAAATTGGACACATAAAGCACAGGGATATTTTAATCGGGACAATCGTTGCAACGATGGCTGGAGCAATAATGTACATTGCAAATTTCTTACAGTGGGGAATGCTTTTTGGATATGGAAGAGACGACGATGGAAATCCAATGCAGATTGTTGCATCCCTACTTTTCATAATATTGGCTCCAATTGCTGCAATGGTTGTTCAATTTGCAATTTCAAGGCAGAATGAATACAATGCTGACGAAAACGGGGCAAAATATTCAAACCCGATTTACCTTGCAAATGCACTTACAAAACTTGAAAAAGGGGTAAAATACCATCCGTTAAGAAATGGAAGCCCTGCAACTGCACACATGTTTATTGTAAATCCTTTTAAAGCAGGAAACGTTGCAAGGTTATTTTCAACACACCCTTCAACCGAAGAACGGGTAAAAAGATTAATGGAAATGGCAAGTAATCCTAAATATTTAAGATAA
- a CDS encoding pantoate kinase — MFIPSHITGFFKITRHENLLKTGSTGAGITLNRGVSTKLVEGSGNVYFNDEKIDLCPSKDVIHYLGLKNELKHDITYTSDFPLGCGMGTSGCCALGAAYELSSTYNFKNMQNDIDRSNLDNKKNESDISELVKIAHKAEVRCNTGLGDVIAQHTKGFVIRKSPGFPIGVESVDIKNMDDYSVLVDIFGKKETDTVINDPSWIEKINATSDELLGKLLKKPTLENFMELSYYFAKNTGLASEEIIEICDDLRFTAGASQAMLGNAIFCICKDEELNDAASILSNPVVCKIYK, encoded by the coding sequence ATGTTCATACCCTCTCATATTACAGGTTTTTTCAAAATAACTAGACACGAAAATTTACTAAAAACCGGATCAACTGGTGCAGGAATTACACTAAATAGGGGAGTATCCACAAAATTGGTCGAAGGATCTGGAAATGTTTATTTTAACGATGAAAAAATAGATCTGTGTCCGTCAAAAGATGTTATCCATTATTTGGGGCTTAAAAACGAATTAAAACACGATATAACCTATACTTCCGATTTTCCGCTTGGATGTGGTATGGGAACATCAGGATGTTGTGCACTTGGTGCTGCATATGAGCTGAGTTCAACATACAACTTTAAGAACATGCAAAATGATATTGATAGAAGTAATTTAGATAATAAAAAAAATGAATCAGATATATCAGAACTGGTGAAAATTGCTCACAAGGCAGAAGTACGCTGTAATACTGGGCTTGGAGATGTTATCGCACAGCACACAAAGGGTTTTGTTATTCGAAAGAGTCCAGGATTTCCAATTGGTGTAGAAAGCGTTGACATTAAAAACATGGATGATTATAGTGTTTTGGTAGATATATTTGGCAAAAAGGAAACTGATACCGTAATTAACGATCCTTCGTGGATAGAAAAAATAAATGCTACTTCAGACGAATTACTTGGAAAATTGTTGAAAAAACCAACCCTTGAAAATTTCATGGAGTTATCATACTACTTTGCAAAAAATACAGGTCTTGCATCTGAAGAAATAATCGAAATATGTGATGATTTAAGATTTACTGCTGGAGCGTCCCAGGCAATGCTTGGAAATGCAATATTCTGCATCTGTAAAGACGAAGAATTAAATGACGCCGCTTCAATTTTATCAAATCCAGTGGTTTGTAAAATTTACAAATAA